In Erigeron canadensis isolate Cc75 chromosome 6, C_canadensis_v1, whole genome shotgun sequence, the following are encoded in one genomic region:
- the LOC122604547 gene encoding linamarin synthase 2-like has translation MDYDNKPHAVLVPYPAQGHVNPFMKLGKLLHFHGFHITFVNTEFNHQRLIRAKGPQSVEGLPDFRFETIPDGMPYSERDATQDIPMLCDMTRKTCLGPFKELLCRLNSSNGGPPVSCVIGDGVMTFTIQAAKDLGIPEVQFWTSPPCAFMSFLHYREFIKRGIVPFKDDSYLTDGTLEKPIDWIPGMSSIRYKDVPSFIRTTDPNDIMFDFMGEEAQNNLNASAIIFNTFDALEHKVLEAIASKFNYHNIYTIGPLPLLAKYVPHDNPVQTLNSSLWKPDSTCLKWLDQKKEGSVIYINYGSITTMTDQHLIEFAWGLANSMQPFLWILRPDVTMGDSTMLPNDFLEEIKDRGLIVSWCAQDQVLAHPAVGAFLSHCGWNSTTESILEGVPLICWPFFSDQQTNCRYACVEWGIGMEINHDVKRNEVEVLVKEMLQGEKGKEMRRNAKEWKTKAKEASEIDGSSYNNFQRFMKESLLSKHTSHI, from the exons ATGGATTATGACAATAAACCTCATGCAGTTCTAGTTCCATACCCAGCACAAGGTCATGTTAACCCTTTTATGAAGCTTGGAAAGCTTCTTCATTTCCATGGCTTTCACATCACTTTTGTCAACACCGAATTCAATCACCAACGTCTCATTCGTGCCAAAGGTCCTCAATCCGTCGAGGGTTTGCCAGACTTTCGGTTTGAGACCATCCCAGATGGCATGCCTTATTCAGAACGAGACGCGACTCAAGACATTCCCATGCTTTGTGACATGACAAGAAAGACGTGTTTGGGCCCGTTTAAGGAATTGTTGTGTAGGTTGAACTCGTCGAATGGAGGCCCGCCCGTTAGCTGTGTCATTGGTGATGGTGTGATGACCTTTACTATACAAGCTGCTAAAGATCTAGGGATTCCAGAAGTTCAGTTTTGGACATCTCCACCATGTGCTTTCATGAGTTTTTTGCATTATAGAGAGTTTATTAAAAGAGGAATTGTTCCTTTTAAAG ATGATAGCTATTTGACCGATGGCACACTTGAGAAACCAATTGATTGGATACCAGGGATGAGCAGTATTCGTTATAAAGATGTTCCAAGCTTCATTAGAACAACCGATCCTAATGATATCATGTTTGATTTCATGGGGGAGGAAGCTCAAAATAACTTGAATGCTTCCGCAATTATATTCAATACTTTTGATGCACTAGAACACAAAGTATTGGAAGCTATTGCTTCTAAATTCAATTATCATAACATTTATACAATAGGCCCGCTCCCATTACTAGCCAAATATGTGCCACACGATAACCCGGTACAAACATTAAACTCGAGTCTATGGAAGCCAGACTCGACATGTTTAAAATGGCTAGACCAAAAAAAAGAAGGGTCGGTAATCTATATCAATTATGGAAGTATAACCACTATGACCGATCAACACTTGATTGAATTCGCGTGGGGTTTAGCGAATAGTATGCAACCATTTTTATGGATTCTTAGACCCGACGTGACAATGGGAGATTCAACAATGTTACCTAATGATTTCTTAGAAGAAATCAAGGATAGAGGACTAATCGTGAGTTGGTGCGCACAAGATCAAGTGTTAGCGCACCCTGCAGTGGGTGCGTTTTTATCACATTGTGGATGGAACTCGACTACTGAAAGCATACTTGAAGGTGTCCCGTTAATATGTTGGCCATTCTTTTCGGATCAACAAACAAATTGTCGATATGCATGTGTCGAATGGGGAATTGGGATGGAGATTAATCATGATGTGAAGCGCAATGAAGTTGAAGTTCTTGTAAAAGAAATGTTACAAGGGGAGAAAGGAAAGGAAATGAGAAGAAACGCCAAAGAATggaaaacaaaagcaaaagaagCTAGTGAAATTGAT
- the LOC122605860 gene encoding uncharacterized protein LOC122605860: MSSITFQYLIPHHSHISTPCYSPNSHISCYLKPPNNLIKTPKHPFTILPYHSQTLKSIPFNSFHPLKSSNSDSVLSPNTDDILYIAEFISLTSSAILSIAFVLNNFILSSKKPVFLEFVGTRVYSVWQPVLLIVGIVIGVVIRRREWRRVCLGFRKPGSGSGENVVNLVERVEKLEEDLRSSVSVVRVLSRQLEKLGIRFRVTRKSMKDPIAQTAELAQKNSEATRALALQEDNLEKELAEIQKVLLAMQDQQQKQLELILAIAKSGKLLDNKPVPSQDQKKVPNVNLTGSSISGGNR; the protein is encoded by the exons ATGTCATCAATCACATTCCAATACCTAATTCCCCATCATTCCCACATTTCAACTCCCTGTTATTCGCCTAATTCCCACATTTCCTGCTATCTAAAACCCCCCAACAATCTAATCAAAACCCCCAAACACCCCTTCACAATTCTCCCCTACCATTCCCAAACCCTGAAATCAATTCCCTTCAACTCATTCCATCCACTCAAATCATCAAATTCCGATTCCGTCCTTTCCCCAAACACAGATGATATATTATACATAGCTGAATTCATTTCCCTTACTTCATCAGCTATCCTTTCCATAGCCTTTGTATTAAATAATTTCATACTTAGTTCTAAAAAGCCGGTTTTTTTAGAGTTTGTCGGAACTCGGGTTTATTCGGTGTGGCAGCCGGTTTTATTGATTGTAGGGATTGTGATTGGAGTTGTTATTAGGAGACGGGAATGGCGGAGGgtttgtttagggtttaggaAACCGGGTTCCGGTTCCGGGGAGAATGTGGTTAATTTGGTTGAGAGAGTTGAGAAATTGGAAGAGGATTTAAGGAGTTCGGTTTCGGTTGTCAGGGTTTTGTCTAGGCAGCTTGAGAAATTGGGGATTCGGTTTCGGGTTACTAGGAAGTCTATGAAGGATCCCATTGCTCAG ACTGCAGAACTGGCTCAGAAGAATTCCGAGGCCACGCGAGCACTGGCCTTGCAAGAAGACAATCTGGAGAAAGAGCTTGCTGAAATTCAGAAGGTTCTATTGGCAATGCAG GATCAACAGCAAAAACAACTTGAACTTATTCTTGCCATAGCCAAATCCGGGAAACTGTTGGACAACAAACCTGTACCCAGTCAAGATCAGAAGAAGGTTCCAAATGTTAACTTAACTGGAAGTAGTATATCAGGTGGAAACAGATGA